In Candidatus Devosia phytovorans, the DNA window ACGGAGCGGATGAATCCGGACTTCGTGCGCCAGCAGACCGGGCTCACGGTTGGCGAGGAATATGATCCCGACGAAATCGAGCTGGCGCAGAAGCGCCTTGATCGTCTCGAAGTGTTCCGCGCGGCGCGGCTCGAGGCTGCCGATGCGATCGGTGTCGATGGCTTGCTGCCCTATCAGCTGATCGTCCAGGAATTGCCGGGTCGCCGCTTCGGTGCGGGCGCCAGTTTCTCCACCGTCGATGGGTTGGGGGTGGAAGGCTATCACCTGTGGCGCAACCTCTTCGGCCAGGCCGAGCGGCTGCGTCTCGATGCGCGCGTGTCAAGCATCGGCTTTCCGATCGAGACCGAAGAATTCGACTATATGTTCGGCGGCACGTTCACCAAGCCGGGCCTGTTCACGCCCGATACCGATCTCGTCGCCTCGATCCTGGGCGAGCGCAATGTCTATGACACCTATATGGAAACCTCGGGTTCGGCGCGGGTTGGCCTGACGCATTACCTGTCGGACCAGATCACGCTCGAAGGCGGCACCAAGTTCGAGATCAACCGTTTCGAGGACGTTTTCGGAACGCGCGATTTCCAGACGTTGAGCCTTTATGGCGACGCCATTCTCGATTTCCGCAATGACAAGGTCAATGCCACCCAGGGCTGGTATGCCGCGGCCCATCTCGAGCCCTTCTACGAGCTCAACTACGGCAATATGGGCGCGCAGCTGACCGTCGAGGGCCGCACCTATTTTGGCTTTGGCGAAGATGATCCTTTCGTTCTGGCGGGGCGGCTGAAGGCCGGTGCCGTGCTGGGGCCGGACCTGTCGGAAATTCCGCCTGACATCCTGTTCTTTGCCGGCGGTGGCGGCTCGGTGCGCGGCTATGGCTTCAAGTCGATCGGCGTCGATGATGGTTCGGGTGTGGTCACCGGCGGGCGTTATCTCGTCGAAGGCTCGCTCGAGGCGCGGGCCAAGGTGACCAGCGACATCGGTGTCGTGGGCTTCATCGATGCCGGCTATGTTGCGGCCGACCGGTTCCCCTCGATCGATGAATTGCAGATCGGCGCCGGCGTTGGCGTGCGCTACTATACTGGCCTCGGCCCGCTGCGGCTGGACGTGGCCCTGCCGGTCAACAAGCGTGACGGTGATCCAGACTACGCGATCTACGTCGGCATAGGGCAGGCATTCTGATGGCTTTTTCGTTCTTGCGGCGCCTCGTTGCCGTTGCCCTCCTGTCGCTCGGTCTCGCTGCGCCCGCCGTGGCGCAGGACGTGACGCAAGTGCTGACGATGAACAACGAGGAGCAGAAGGACTGGCTGACCAGCTTCGTGCAGGATCGCCTGTCGACGCCGGAACGGACCATCCGCCTCTCCAATATCGACGGCGCGCTGGGTTCCAATGTCTCGATCCGCGAGATCACCATTTCGGACGCCGAGGGCGTCTGGCTGCGCGTGACGAACGCCTCGCTGACCTGGAACCAGGCGGCGCTGTTCCTGGGGCGTCTGGAGGTGCAGTCGCTCAAGGCCGATTCCATCGACTATATCCGCAATGCCGTGCCGGTCGAAGGCGCGGTGGACCTGCCGCCGGCCGAAGCCGGCTCGTTCCAGGTGCCCGAATTTCCGGTGGCAATTATCCTCAAGGAACTCAGCGTTCCGACGGTGACCTTCGGAGATAACGTTTTCGGCCTCGGTTCAGAGATTTCGCTGACTGGTGCGCTGACGCTCGAAGGCGGCAATCTCACCACCAACCTCGATATCGTCCGTCTCGACGGGCCCGGTGGCACGCTGGGGCTCGATGTCGCCTATACCAAGGCTGACAACAATATCGACCTGGGCCTGTCGCTGGTCGAACCCGAGAATGGGTTGATCGCCAACCTGCTCAATATCGACGGTCGTCCGGCAGTTACCCTGAACCTCAATGGCAGCGGCGCAGTCACTGACCTACGCACCGAGCTGGAGCTGCAGGCCAATGGACAGACGGCGCTGTCGGGTGTGGCGACGATCAACCAGCAGGCCGACGGCATTGCCATCAATGCCGATCTGCGGGGCCCGCTGGCGACGCTGATCGCCGAACCCTATCGTCCCTTCTTTGGCGCCGAGACGGCGCTGACCGCCAGTGCTTTGGTGCGCTCGGAAGGCGGGATTTCCATTTCCGGCCTGCGTCTTTCGGGCGGGCAATTGTCTCTCGAAGCGGCCGTCGATACGACGGCGGATAATTTCCTGCGTCGGCTGACCCTCAATGCGGTGGTGGCCGATGCGGCTGGTGGTCCGGTAACGCTGCCGGTAGCCGGCAATGCCACCAAGGTCGGTTCGGCGCAGCTGGCCGTGTCCTTCGGCGAGACGGGCGAAGACTGGTCGACCACGCTCAATGTGACCGGTTTCGAGACCGATGGCTTTGCCGCGGAAACGCTGGCGTTGAACCTGGGCGGCGTGGCGGCCAATCTCAGCGACCCGGCGACGCGGCGGGTGACCTTCAATGGCGACGGCACGCTGAGCGGCATTTCGGGCTCGGAAGAGATCGAGGTGGCGCTGGGCGATGGCATTGGCCTCGGGATTGCGGGCCTGTGGAATGCCGGCGAACCAGTGCAGCTGGCCGAATTCCGCATCGAAGGCGCAGCACTGACGGCAGCGCTGACCGGCGAGCTTGATGGGTTGGACTTCAACGGCAATGTCGGGGTGGAAACCTCGAGCATTGCGCCCTTCTCGGGAATTGCCGGGCGCGAGCTCAATGGTGGGCTGTCGCTCAATGCGACAGGTTCGATCATGCCGCTGAGCGGCGGCTTCGACCTGACGCTGGATGGTACGGGTAACAACCTGCAGATTGACGATCAGCTCGCTGACGGACTGCTGGCCGGGACCGTGCAATTGTCGGGTCGCGTGGCGCGCACCGAGGCCGGTCTTGCGGCCGAGCAGTTCCGCATCACCAATCCGCAGGTGCAGATTCTCGCCGATGGGACCTATTCCTCGGCGCTGGCCGATTTTGCCTTCGACCTGTCGCTGAGCGACATTGCGCTGCTCTCCGAACAGGCGAGCGGACCGCTGACCGTCAAGGGCACGGCCAAGGGCACGGCGGAGGCCGGGATCGATCTGGTGCTCGATGCCGATGTGCCGCAAGGCTCGCTGGCCGAGCGTAATCTGGTTGGCGCGACGCTGGGCTTTGACGGGCGCTATGTCGGGGACCAGCTCGATGGCACTATCTCCGGGCAGGCGATGCTCGATGGTTTCCGCACCAGTCTGGCCGCCGATGTCAGCGTGACGCCCAGCGTTCAGGCGCTGGCCGATCTTGATTTCCAGGCGGCGGGCACGCGGATCAGCGGCGGGTTGAGCCGCGAGACGCTGACCGGGATGATCACCGGCGGGCTGTCGCTGGTGTCGCCCGATGTCTCCGTGCCGGCAGCGCTGGCGCTGCTGGAGGCCACGGGTTCGGTCAATGCCGAAATCAACCTGGCGCCGGCTGATGGCAAGCAGGGCGCAAGCCTGCGCGGCGATGTCAGCGATCTTCTGGTCAATGACATTCGCGTCGGTGCGGCCGATATCAGTGCGACGATCGGTGATCTCTTCGGCGTGCCGGTGGTGGATGGCACGGCCAATGCCAGCAATATTTCTGCTGCGGGCGTCGATGTCACGACGTTGACGGCGCGGGCCAATCAGAATGGCACGACGACCTCTTTCGATGCGCAGGCGGCCCTCGCCACTGGCACCGATGTCGACATTGCCGGTTCGCTGGCGCCGGTCGAGGGCGGCTATCGGCTGGCGCTCGATCGCGCGGCGCTGCAGCAGGGCCAGCTCTCGGCCCGGCTGGCGCAGCCGACCGTGCTGCAGGTGGCAGGCTCCAGCGTGTCGCTGGACGCGGTACGATTCGACGTGGGTTCGGGCTCGATCACGGCCAGCGGCTCGGCAGGCGAGGCGCTCAATCTTCGGCTCGACGTTAGTGCACTGCCGCTGTCGATCGCCAATACGGTGGCGCCTGACCTGGACCTCGGCGGTACGCTCAACGGCAGGGTCACCATCGGAGGCACGGGCAGCGATCCGCAGGTGAGTTTTGAAGCTCAGGTCGCCAGTGTCAATGCGGCGGCGATCAGCAGCTTCGGCATTGCCCCGCTCTCGGCAGCGACGGCCGGTTCCTTCCGCGATGGCGTGGTGACGCTGTCCTCGCTCTCGGCAAATGGTTCGGGTGGCCTCACGATTTCGGGTTCGGGTCGCATTCCCCTCGAAGGCAATGGGCTGAACCTGGCGCTGACTGGTTCGGCACCCCTGGCGCTGGGCAATCAGTTTGTCGCCGATCGCGGCGGCCAGCTGAGCGGCACGGTCAATATCAATGCGCAGGTGACGGGCAGTCTGTCGTCGCCGCAGTTCGGTGGTCGCGTCTCGACCGCCGGCGCCGGCTATGTCGATCCCGAACTCAATGCCCGGCTGCAGGGCATCACCGGTTCGGCGAGCCTTAATGGCACCAGTCTCTCCATCGACAACCTGTCGGCAGAGCTTTCCACGGGCGGTTCGATTTCGGCTTCGGGCACGGTGGGCCTCTCGGGTGGCTTGCCGGCCGATATCCGCGTGGCGCTCAATTCTGCGCGCTATGCCGATGGCAATCTCTTCGTCGCCACGGCCTCGGGCAATCTGGCGCTGACCGGCAATCTCACCGGTTCGCCGCTGCTCAGCGGCGATGTGCTGGTGGAAGAGGCCAATATCACCGTGCCAGAAAGCTTTGGCGGCGGGGCACAACTGATCGACGTCAACCATGTGCGCACGCCGATTGCTGTCGAACAGACGCTGCAGCGGGCCAAGATCGACGATCGCTCCGGCGCGCCGATCCCGCAGACGCGCCCGGCGGGCGTGCTGCTCGACGTCAATGTCAACGCGCCCAACCAGATCTTCATTCGCGGCCGTGGGCTCGATGCGGAAGTGGGTGGTTCGGTGCGGCTGACGGGACCGATCAACAATATCCAGCCGGTCGGTGGGTTCGATCTCAACCGTGGGCGACTGGCTATCCTTGGCCAGCGCATCACCTTCGAAAGCGGCAGCGTGACGCTGGTCGGTGATCTTGATCCCTTCCTCGATTTCGTCGCGCGCACCGAGGGCGAGGATGTCACGGTCTTCGTGACCGTGTCAGGACGTGCCTCGGACATCGATGTCAGCTTCACCTCAAGCCCGGCCCTGCCGCAGGACGAGGTGTTGAGCCGGCTGATCTTCAACCGCTCGATGGGCGAGCTGTCGCCGCTGCAACTGGCAAAGCTCGCCGGTGCGGCTGCCGAGCTGGTCGGTGGCGGAAACGGTCTTGTCGATGGCTTGCGCGGCGCAGCTGGTCTGGCCGATCTTGATGTCGTGACCGACGATCAGGGCAATGTCGGCGTGCAGGCTGGCACCTATATCCAGGACAATGTCTATCTGGGTGTGCAGGCCGGTGCCAATGGCCAGAGCAAGGTGACCATCAACCTCGACGTGACCGATGATTTCAAGGTCACGGGCGCGGCGGGGCAGGATGGCGATTCCAGCCTCGGCGTATTCTACGAGAAGGATTACTAGGTGCTGCCCGATCCGGTTTGCCGCTCGGGAGCGCGCAAGTCATTGAGGAAGATGCATGGATTTCTGGGACGAAAAGTTCAGCACGACCGACTATGTCTTCGGCGAGGGCCCCAATGCCTTTCTGGCCCGGCAGGCGGACCGGCTCAGAGGCTATGGAAATGCCCTGGCTGTCGCGGACGGCGAGGGCCGCAATGGCGTCTGGCTGGCGGAGCAGGGGCTCGATGTGCTGTCGGTGGATGCGTCGTCGGTTGGCCTTGCCAAGGCCGATGACCTGGCGAAGCGCCGCGGCGTAACCCTCACCACGAGACTGGTCGATATCGGGCGCTACGACTGGCCCGCGGCCAGCTTCGATGTTGTCGCCGCCATCTTCGTCCAGTTCGCTCCGCCGGCGATGCGAGATGCCATGTTTGCCGGCATGATGCAGACGCTCAAGCCCGGTGGCCTGCTGCTGCTCGAAGGCTATACGCCACGCCAGCTCGACTTCGGCACCGGCGGGCCAAAGCAGCTTGACCAGCTCTACACAGAGGAATTGCTGCGCGAGAAATTTGCCGCGCTGGAGATCGTTGAGCTCGCTGCCTATGAGGCGGAGCTGGAGGAAGGCTCACGCCATATCGGGACTTCGGCGCTGATCGACCTGGTGGCCAGGAAAAGGGGCTGAGGTTACCCTCAGCCCCTGGTTCTACTGGCTTGCGCCACCAGTCTTGGCGGCTTTTTCGGCGTCCCACCACCAGAGCGTGGGGAAGCCGGACGAGAATTCGGGCAAGTTTTCCGGGCGGCTGAAGCGGTCCCAGCGGGCGGTGCGGGAATTGCGCAGCGTATAGCTGGGGATGATGTAGTGATTGGCCAGCAGCACGCGGTCGAGTGCCTTGGTCACGGCCTCCTGGGTGTCGCGGTCGTCGGCGACCACCAGCAGGTCGATCAGGCTGTCGATCGCTGGATTGGCGATGCCGGCATAGTTCTGGCTGCCATCCTGGGTGGCCGAGCCGGAGCCGAAGAAGAACCGCTGTTCATTGCCCGGCGACCAGGACTGGGCCCAGCCGGCATAGATCACGTCATAGTCGAAGCTGCGCGAGCGGTTGATGAACTGCGGGCTGTCGACAGTGCGGATGGTGGCAGCGACGCCGATCTGGCTAAGATTGGTGACGAGATTCTGCGCCACGGCCTCGATGGTGGGGCCATTGAGCAGGATTTCGATAGTCAGCTGCTGGCCATTTACATCGACCAGTTGATTGCCATTGAGTGTGTAGCCGGCCTCGGTCAAGAGGCCCAGGGCGGTGCGCAGGTTGTTGCGCAGCTCGGTCGGCGAGCCGCTGACCGGATTGGTATATTGCTCGGTAAAGACCGCGGGAGGGACCTGGTCCTTGACGGTTTCCAGTACTTCGAGCTCTTCGCCCTCCGGCAGGCCCGAAGAGCGGAAGGGCAGGCCGAAGAAATAGCTGTCGATGCGCTCATACTGGTTGAAGAACAGCGTATTGCTCAACTCCTCGAAATCGAAAGCGTAGTTGAGCGCTTCGCGCACCAGTGGATCCTGGAATTTCTCGCGGCGCAGATTGGGGATGAAGCCCATCATCAGGCCCGAGCCGGCATAGTCCTGGGGGAATTCTTCCTTGATGACACGGCCGTCGGTGACGGCCGGGAAGTCATAGGCGGTGGCCCAGCGACGGGCCTGGTTTTCCATCCAGAAGTCGAACTGGTCACCCTTGAAGGCTTCGAACTGCACGGTCAGGTCGAGGAAATATTCGGTGCGGTACTCGTCGAAATTGTTCTGTCCGACATTGGTCGGGTGGTCTGCGCCCCAGAAATCCTCGACGCGCTTGTAGGTGATGGTGCGGCCGGCGTCGAAGCTTTCCAGCTCATAAGGGCCAGAGCCCATCGGCGCTTCGAGCGTGGATTCGCCGATATTGCGCGTCTTGCCCTTGGCATCCTCACCCTCCCACCAGTGCTGGGGAAAGACCTGGAGCTGGCCCAGGATCAGCGGCAATTCGCGATTGCCCTTCTGGTCGAAGGTGAAGGTCACCTCGCCGGGGGCGGTGACTTCGGCCTTGGTGATGTTGATGTAATACTGCTGCCGATCGGGATTGAGTTCGATCGTCTTCTCGAAGCTCCAGACCACGTCCTCGGCGGTCACCGGCTCGCCATCGTGCCATCTGGCATCGGGGTTGACGCGGAAGGTCACCGAGCCATAGTCGTCGCCGATCCTGAGCTCGCTGGCGAGTTGCCCGTAATAGACGCTCTGCTCGTCGAGCGAAGGCGTCAGCAGCGTCTCGTAGACCAGGCCAAGGCCGGCCGCGGCATCGCCCTTGGGCAGGATGGGATTGAAGGTATCAAAACCGCCCAGCGCGCCCAGCCGCACGATGCCGCCCTTGGGAGCATCGACATTGACATAGTCGAAATGGGTGAAGTCGGCGCCGTATTTGGGCTGGCCCTCCATGGCGAAGGCGTGGACCCACTGACCGGGGGCCGTCTGGGCCATGGCGGGGACTGCGGTAGAGAGGGCCAGGGCAGCGGCAAGGAGGGATGCCAATTTCATCGGACGGCTCCGGGATTTTGATTTTATGACAACAAATTAGATCATTTCGGCGGCATCGGCCACGGCCACGTCGAAGGCTGCCGCCATCAGCGCTTTGGTATAGTCCGATTGCGGCGCGGCGAAGATGTCGCTGGCGGCGCCCTGTTCGACGATCTTGCCGTGGCGCATGACGATGAGCTGGTTGGCCAGGGCGCGGACAACCTTGAGGTCGTGCGAGATAAAGAGATAGGTGAGGCCACGCTTCTGCTGAATGGCACGCAGCAGGTCGACGACCTGGGCCTGGATGGAAACGTCGAGCGCCGAGGTCGGTTCGTCGAGCACGACGAATTGCGGCTCGAGCACCATGGCGCGGGCGATGGCGATGCGCTGGCGCTGGCCGCCGGAGAATTCATGCGGATAGCGGAAGCGGCTTTCCGGGGGCAAGCCGACTTCCTCCAGTGCCGTGATGACACGGGCATCGCGTTCCCTGGCGCCGATCTGCGGCGCGTGGACGGCGAGGCCCTCGCCGATGATGTCGGCTACGGCCATGCGCGGGCTGAGCGAGCCGAAGGGGTCCTGGAAGACAATCTGCATGTCCTTGCGCAGCGGGCGCATGGCTTTCCAGGATCGCGACTGCACTTCGTTGCCAAGGACGACGATCCTGCCATCGGACGGGATGAGCCGGAGGAGGGCATAGCCCAGCGTCGACTTGCCCGAACCGCTTTCGCCGACGACGCCCAGGGTTTCGCCGCGACGGATGGAAAGATCGACGCCATCGACAGCGCGGATATGGCCGACGGTGCGGCGCAGCAGGCCGCGCTTGATCGGGAACCAGACCTTGAGGTCCGCCACATCGACGATGCTGGGGGCCGCGGGATCGGTCGCCGGCGGCGTGCCGCGCGGCTCGGCGGCCAGCAGGTGCCTGGTATAGGCGTGCTGCGGATTGGCGAACAAAGGCGCGACGGCGCCAGTCTCGACAATCTCGCCCTTGGTCATGACGCAGACGCGGTCGGCGATCTTTTTGACGACGCCCAGGTCATGGGTAATGAAGAGCATGGCCATGCCGAGGCGCTGCTGGAGTTCCTTGAGCAGGGTCAGGATCTGAGCCTGTACCGTGACATCGAGCGCCGTGGTCGGCTCGTCGGCGATCAGCAGGTCCGGCTCATTGGCCAGCGCCATGGCGATCATGACGCGCTGCCGCTGCCCGCCGGACAGCTGGTGGGGAAAGGCGCCGAGCCTGCTGGCGGGGTCGGGAATGCCCACGGCATCGAGCAGCTCAAGCGTGCGCTTGCGCGCGGCCGTGGCGCGCAATCCGCGGTGCATGGCCAGAATTTCCCCGATCTGCTTTTCCACCGTATGGACCGGATTGAGCGAGCTCATCGGCTCCTGGAAGATCATGGAAATGTCATTGCCGCGCACGGCGCGCAATTCCTGCGGCGCGGCGGTGACGAGGTCCTGTCCCTTGAAGAGGATTTGCCCGGAGAGCCTCGCGGTGCTGGGCAGGAGCTTCAGCACTGAGAGCGCCGTCACCGACTTGCCGGAACCGCTTTCCCCGACCAGCGCCATGGTTTCACCCGGCGCGATATCGAAGGAAATATTCCGCACGGCTGGATTGGCGCCAAAGGCTATGGAGAGGTCGCGGAAGGAGAGGAGGGGCGTGGTCATGACGCAAGTGCTGCCGTCAAGTCGCGTACGGTTTCGAGTGTCATCTTCAACCCCTGCACCTCTCCGGTTGCCAGCTCGGGATAGGGGCTTTCGCCAAAACTGAAGTTCTGCGCCAGAGCCGTATCGCCCGTCAGGATCGATTCGCATCCCAGCTGCAGTGCTGTCGCCGCATGAATGGCATCTGGTAATTTCAAACGATATCGGCTGCGTAGCAAGGCAGCGCCCAGAAGTATGGTCCGATCGACCTCTCCCACTCTCAGCCAATCGCTGGGCTCCAGCAGTCTTTCATATCGAATGCGCAAACGCCGATCATGATCCCGCAACGGATGAACGAGGATTTCCGCCAGGGTCAACTCACTGGTTGCAAATACCGGTGCATTGCCATGTCGGATTTCCAGCAGGTCGATCAGCGCAGTGGTCAGCTCGTGTCCGCCTTCCCAGGCGCGAATGAAAACGTTGGTATCGGCATAAACCAGGGATGGCACTCAGTCGTCCCACTCGTCTCGAAGGGCGCGGATGCGGGCGACGGCCTCTTCGGTCGAGACGGTCTTGCCCTTTGCTTCATTCTCGCGTTGCATTTGCCGCATCAGGGCGATGGCGTCTGCATGCGGAAGCGGACCGCGCTCGTCCAGTTCCGCACTGGCTTCGCTGACGACTGTCACGGAATCCACGCCCCGAAATTGGAGGCGCAAATCCTCGGGCAGGTTCTCGACCGGATAGTGTTCGCGCACGATCTTGTTCATCTCGGCACTCCTTCTGCCCGTATCCTATCACGTTTCATGCCAGCGTCTTCCTGGGGTCGAAAGCGTCGCGGACGGCTTCGCCGATGAAGACGAGGAGGGTCATGATGATGGCGATGGCGAAAAAGCCGGTGAAGCCGAGCCAGGGGGCCTGGAGATTGTCCTTGCCCTGAACCAGCAGGTCACCCAGCGAAGGTGTGCCGGTCTGCAGGCCGAGGCCGAAGATGTCGAGCGAGGTCAGTGTCACCACCGAGCCGGAGAGGATGAAGGGCATGAAGGTGAGGGTGGCCACCATGGCATTGGGTAGGAGATGGCGGAACATGATGGTGAGATTGGAGACGCCGAGCGCACGGGCGGCGGTGACATATTCGAAATTGCGGCCGCGCAGGAATTCGGCGCGCACGATGCCGACCAGCGACACCCAGGAGAAGAGCAGCAGGATGCCGAGCAGCACCCAGAAGCTGGGGGCGATGACGCTGGAGATGATCAGCAGCAGGTAGAGCGTGGGGACGGAGGTCCAGATTTCGATGAGGCGCTGCGCGATGAGGTCGAGCCAGCCGCCGAAATAGCCCTGCACGGCGCCGGCAAAAAGGCCGATGACCGAGGAGAGGATGGTAAGGGTAAAGCCGAAGAGGATGGAGATGCGGATGCCATAGAGCAGGCGCGACAGCACGTCATAGGCTTCGCCGTCGGTGCCCAGCCAGTGGTAATTGCCCCAGTGGCAAGCGGGGTCGGCGACGCCCTCGGGGTAGCGTTCGCAGATCTGGTCGCGGCTCATCATCCAGCTTGGCGGGGTGGCGCCGGAGCCGGGCTGGTAGCCGTCCACCGTGCCATAGCCCCAGCGGATCGGCGGCCAGACCGTCCAGCCATTGGCCTCGATCTCGTCGGCGATGAAGCTGTCGCGGTAGTTGGTGACGGCCAGGAAGCCGCCGAACTTGCTCTCGGGGTAGTTGACGAAGGCCGGGAACAGCAGTTCGCCCTTGTAGGAGGCGACCAGCGGGCGGTCATTGGCGATAAATTCGGAGCCAAGCGTCACGAGGAAGATGGCGAGGAAAATCCACAGCGACCAGTAACCGCGGCGATTTGCGCGGAAGTTCTGCAGCCGGCGCCTGTTCAGCGGGCTGAGATTGCCATTGCGCGGGGCCTCGATCACTGCGGCCTGGGTGGTCATCTCGGTCATACTTCGCGGCTCTCGAAATCAAGCCGCGGATCGACCCACATATAGGCCAGGTCCGAGACCAGCGAGATGACGAGGCCGAGCAGGCTGAAGATATAGAGCGTGGCAAAGACCACGGGATAATCGCGATTGGCCACGGACTGGAAACCGAGCAGGCCGAGGCCATCGAGCGAGAAAATCGTCTCGATCAGCAGCGAGCCGCCGAAGAAGGCGCCGATGAAGGCGCCGGGGAAGCTGGCGATGATCAGCATCATGGCGTTGCGGAAGACGTGGCCGTAGAGCACCTGGCGTTCCGTCAGCCCCTTGGCCCGCGCCGTGGTGACATATTGCTTGCCGATCTCGTCGATGAAGGAGTTCTTGGTGAGAAGGGTCGTGGTGGCGAAGGCGCCG includes these proteins:
- a CDS encoding ABC transporter permease, whose amino-acid sequence is MTEMTTQAAVIEAPRNGNLSPLNRRRLQNFRANRRGYWSLWIFLAIFLVTLGSEFIANDRPLVASYKGELLFPAFVNYPESKFGGFLAVTNYRDSFIADEIEANGWTVWPPIRWGYGTVDGYQPGSGATPPSWMMSRDQICERYPEGVADPACHWGNYHWLGTDGEAYDVLSRLLYGIRISILFGFTLTILSSVIGLFAGAVQGYFGGWLDLIAQRLIEIWTSVPTLYLLLIISSVIAPSFWVLLGILLLFSWVSLVGIVRAEFLRGRNFEYVTAARALGVSNLTIMFRHLLPNAMVATLTFMPFILSGSVVTLTSLDIFGLGLQTGTPSLGDLLVQGKDNLQAPWLGFTGFFAIAIIMTLLVFIGEAVRDAFDPRKTLA